ACCACATGAGCGTTGGTAAGCACATAACCATCGTCGGAAATAATGAAACCCGAGCCCATGGACTGCAGCAGCTGCGCCGGTGGACCCTGACCATCATGAGGCGACTCGAAGAACTTTTGGAAGTAGTCGTACAGTGGGCTGTCCTCGGGAATCGGCAACTGCTCCAGTATTCCGCCCTCCCCTCCGGTAACTTCCTCGGAGGTGATGCTGACCACTGAACTCCTGTGCTTCTCCACCAAAGGTACAAAGTCAGGCTGCGCCTGCGCCAGCTGAATGCCCAAAACAAGTATCGCCGCTGTCAAAAGCGAGCGGGCGTGACGAACCGGAAATATCGCACTAGCCATGTAGATCACCAAGTCCAACCCCGTTTCGATAAGCCTATACACGGCCATCCTCTCCCGCCACCAGGAATCGCCCCACAGAGACAAGGCATTGGCTCGAAAAGTTGGGCTACCTTTTGGAAAGGTTTATGAAAAAAAACCGGGGAGTTGCCATGTCCATCCAGAATGAACGCAGCGTGCTGCTGGTCGTCGATGTACAACCTGACTTTCTTCCCGGAGGCGCCCTCGGGGTTCGGGGCGCCGACCAAATCATCGCGCCTCTGGCCGATGTGATGCGTTCGGAACTATTTGCACACCGGGTGGCGACCCAGGACTGGCACCCGCCCGACCACATCTCCTTTGCCAGTCATCATGGCAAGGAGCCGATGAGCCGAATCGAGCTCTACGGCCATGTTCAGGAGCTTTGGCCCGATCACTGCGTACAAAACAGTCCCGGCGCAGAACTCGCCAAAGGCCTGCCCTGGGAGCGGGTCAGTGCAATCGTCCGCAAAGGCGAAGATCCGCTGGTGGACTCCTACAGTGCGTTTCGCAATAACTGGGATTCGCAGGGTCAGAGACCAGCAACGGGGCTCGCCGGCTATTTACGTGACCGTGGCATCGGGGACGTCTATATAGCCGGACTGACGCGGGACTTTTGTGCCCGCTGGAGCGCCCGGGATGCGGTAGCCGCGGGCTTCAATACGTATGTGATTTGGGATCTTACGCGTCCCGTGGATCCGTGTGACGATACGGCTGTGCAGCAGGAATTGGAAAACTGCGGAGTCAGGATTATCGGGCAGGCGGATCTGACGGCCTGAAAGGGAGGCGAAAATGCCAAATGCGCTCATTACAGGAAGTAACCGTGGATTGGGCCTGGCCTGGGTCCGTCACTTGACGAGTGAAAACTGGCGGGTCTTTGCCAGCTGTCGGCACCCGGGCGATGCGACCGAGTTAAACGCGTTTGCCGAACATAAAGACAGCATCAGCGTGCACCGCTGCGATGTTACCGTAGCGGACGATATTCGCGGCCTGTACTGGGAGCTGGAAGAGCAACCCATAGACCTCCTTATCACCAATGCCGGTGTCTACCTGGAAAAGGGTGCGACGACACTGGGAAGTCTGCGCTTTGATGACTGGATGCGTACACTCGAGGTCAATGTCTTCGGTCAGGTCCGCATAATCGAGGCCTTTCACGACAACCTCGAACGGGCCCGAAATCCATTGGTGGTACCCATCAGCAGCCATATGGGAAGTATCGCAGATATCACTGTTCCGGGAAGTTACTACTACCGCTCCAGCAAGGCGGCGCTGAATGCCGCAATGCGGGGACTTGCGGCCGAACTCATGGAACACGGAATCGGACTGATGCTTCTCCATCCGGGCGGTGTGATGACCCGCATGGGGCCTGCCCATGGTCTTTCACCCGAAGAGAGCGTTGCGGGCATGTATCGGCTGGTGGAAAAGTTCGACCACAAGATGCACGGTCGTTTTTACCGCTATGACGGCAGCGAGCTGCCCTGGTAAAAAAACGGGGCCCGAAGGCCCCGTTCCTGGGTCACCCTGCAACGCAGATCAACCAAACACGTCTTTAGTGATGTTATTGAACCAGGAGTGGGCAAAGCCCACCTCCCGCTTGCGCATCTCCATCGTTGTGTCGTCGTAACCAGGAGTCAGACCCCCCGATCCCGCGACCTTGTTGATCTTCCCGTCGGAGTAGTTGTAAACCATTGCCACGGACATGGCATCTTCCGGCATGAGGATGCTGTAACAGGTATTGACCAGTGACGGCTGCGGAGTCGAATCTCCGTTCAGCAGCGCTACCACAGCGGCGGCACATACCTTGGCCTGGGAGTTGGCCGAATATCCCGACTTCGGCATCGGACTCATGATGGCAGCGTCGCCAATGACGTGGATATTGCTGTGCTGTTTGGACTCGAAGGTTTTCATGTCCACCGGGCACCAGCCGCTATCGTTAGCCAGCCCGGCATCGAATGCGATTTTTCCCGCTTTCTGTGCCGGAATGATATTGAGAACGTCACCTTTGAAAGACTCGACGGCGGCCTGCACGGTCCTGGATTTGGCATCGACCGATTCAACCTTGCCGCCGTTGGCACCCGATACCCATTCAATCATCGAGTTATCGCTGCCGTAGCCGTAGTGTTTCTTCCAGCCGGCGGTGAACAGACCAAATTTGGAGAACTTGTCTTTCGGATCCAGAACAAGGATTTTGGATTTCGGCTTGTTGTTCTTCAGGTACCAGGCAATCTGCGAAACGCGCTCATAGGGTCCCGGCGGGCAACGGAAGGGATTGGGCGGCGGCGCGACGATAACGGTACCGCCATCTTTCATGGCTTCGATTTGCTTGCGCAGGGTCACCGTCTGGGAACCCGCCTTCCAGGCGTGGGGGATCTGCTCGGCCACGCTCTCGTCATAACCGCCGATGGTGTCCCAACGGAAGTCGACACCGGGCGAGACCACACAGCGATCGTACTGGAACGACTGCCCACCACGGGTCTTGACGACCTTTTTCTCTGCATCGATACCGGTTACGTAATCTTGTACGACATTGACACCGTGTCCCTTGAGACCGCTGTAATCGAACCGGATGCTATCGATATCCCGCTCACCGGAGAGCACCTCGTTGCTCATGAAGCAGGTGTGATAGTGCTCGTTGGGTTCAATGACCGTCACTTCGATAGAGGGATCGGCCATACGCATGTATTTGGCCGTCGTTGCGCCGCCGATGCCACCGCCGACGATCACAACCTTGCCTTTCGGTGCGGCACTCGCCCGTCCTGCCGCTAGCGTCAGGGAGCTGGCGGCGGCGGCGGTACCGGTGACCTTGATAAAATCTCTACGTGTAAAGTTTGCCATGTTTCTGTCGTCCCCCTTATTTGCCCTGGCTGGCGTAGTAGTCGACCAGCGCGTTGAAGCCTTCGTCGCCTTTGACTTTCTCGACTTCGTCCATACGGCGCTTCATCTTTTTGGGCATCTCACGTACGCCTGCCTGGAAATCGGCCATGCTCCACTGGAGGTAAAGCTTGGGCTGACCGGCGAGAATGGCACTATCCTCGGCAAATGTACCACCATCCTCGTGACACTTCTCACAAGAGCGATCGTGCAGCATCTCGCCCAAGCGTACAGCGGAAGCGTTGTACTCCTGCTCCAGCGGGACGTACTCCTGCGCAGTAAAGTAGCTCGCCATCAACTCGATCTCTTCATCGGTGTAGCCTTTGGCGATGCGATTCATAATGGTACCCGGCCGCTCATCGGCTTTGTAGTCCATCATGACATCGACGAAATACTCCGAACTGATCCCCGCAATGCCGGGCGTTGCCGGTCCCTCGGTGTTCCCGTTGGGTCCATGGCAACCGGCACAGCTATTGCCGAGCATGGAGGCACTCGGTGTCGCTGCCAATGCACTGGCACCGAAAGCGAAGCCAGTCAGTACAAGCGCACCCTGCATGACCTTTTTATATTTCATTGATCCCCCCTTCTGGGTCGACTTTTATGATTTACGCAAAATAACTTCGCGGTTCCGAATCTAATCGATGAGTAACAGCTCTTCAAGCATTCGAGACGTTTTTTTGTGATGATTGATACGTGCATAATCAAGCGCTGTTCTCCTGCCTCGACTTTTCAACTCGGGATTGGCACCATTTCTAACCAGCAGTCTAACGACCTCGTCGTTGCCCAGTGCGGCTGCTTTCATTAGCGGTGTAATCCCATTGGCATCCGCTTGGTTGGCATCGGCACCATGGTCCAGAAGATACGCAATCATATCTTCGTGCTCACCTTCGACAGCCCACAGCAGGGCGGACGCTCCGCTACCATCAATGGCATTGATGCTGTTTCCCTGTTCCAGCAGCAGTTCCAGCATATCCATCTGACCACTGCCTGCGGCTAGCATGAGAGCGCTGGCACCTTGACCATTGCGAATGTGCAACTCGGTACCGGCCTCGATCAGACGTTTTGCGGTTTCAAGGTGGCCCTTCTCGACAGCAGCCATCAGGGCCGTAGTACCGTCCTTGTCGGAGGTATTGACGTAGGCTCCGGCATCGAGCAGTTGCTCCACGATGCCGTCGTAGCCGTAGCGCGCTGCTATCATCAGGGCATCCCAGCCGATCCGGGTTTTCGGATCGGTTTTCGCCCCCTCTTCCAGGAGCAGTTGTGCCAATTCCAGATGGCCACTTTCGGAAGCAAACGTCAATGCGGTACAACCAGCATCGCTTCTGGCATTAACATCGGCGCCAGCTTCGAGTAAACGCTTGGCGACCTCGATATTTCCCTCTTCTACAGCAAACATGAGTGCCGATTTGCCGTACTCTCCCGCTGCATTGGCGTCCGCACCTTTCTTAAGTAACTCTCCGACGCTCTCGGCATCGCCGAGTATGGCGGCCTCCCTGATTTCCAGATTCATGTCCGCGGCCTGAAGCGACAGCGGTAGGGCCAGGGCCAGCACGGCGATCCAGCTTCGTCTTTGCATTGACTTCCCCCGTTGCGAATACGACCTTCACCTGGTCTTGACGCATTTCAGTTTTCCCGGTCCCAAAGCGGGAAGCAGCTCAACGATTCTGCTTCAGGACACCTCATCCTACTTTCCCGGGTACCTGTACGCTACAGTGAATTCCTGGAGTTCGTTAACGGCTAGCCCTCCTCTTCCGAAGGAACCCAATCATCCGGCGGGAAGGGCTCGAAGTGTGCGATTCCGCGGTGACATTCGATACAGGTTTTACCCTCCATCTCGGCCCGGCCATGCTTGCGACGGGCCATACGGCTTTGTGCAGACAGATCCATCTGTTCAAAATCGTGGCAACTGCGGCACTCGCGGGAGTCGGTCGCCTCCATTTTTTCCCAAACGCGCGTTGCCATGTCCCATCGATGCGCCTCGAATTTTTCCTTGGTATCCACTGTTCCGATGATTTCGTGGTAGACGTCCTTGGCAGCAATAATCTTCGCCTTGATCTTTGGTAAGAACTCCTTGGGCACATGGCAATCGGAACAGGTCGCACGCACCCCGGATGCACTCTTGTAGTGCACGGTCTCTTTGTACTCCTCGAAGTTGATCTTCATCGAATGACAGGAGGTGCAGAACTCCATCTCATTGGTAGAGGTGAAGAACGTGTTTACACCACCATAGCTGGCGAATCCCGCGACAAAAATCACCAGGCCGATAACCATCGGTTTTCGACCAAGCTTTGAGTTTTTTTTCCCGAAACCTAGCATCCTATCCTCGCTGAAACCTTAAATTAAGTGACAGAGTATCTAACCGGTTTTTTCATTTTTAGTATTTAAGTACTTTCTAAATAACCGATTTTACGAATATTGTGGGTATGGGATTTTTACATGCGCTCTGAAGGGGGTCAATTAGACCAAAGGGATAGGAATATAACAGTGTGTTCCACTTGGTTGTTTATAGTGATACACCTCCACCCTGCCACCAACGGCTGGAAGAGAACCCCCCAAGCTAATCACAGGCATACGGTTTCCCGGGTTTCGCCCCGAAAAACCGGGTGACTATACTTGCTACAGCAAGCCCGTGGATGGCAAGGAGGGACGCGATTGTCCATGCAAGCCGATGATACCTCGCCACAGGACTCACCCGGCCATTTTGCGCTCAAGGACTGCGCCTTGATCGCTATTGCCACGGGAAAACGCGCCCATTCCTTGAAGGAACTGCGTGATCACCTCGTAACCATCAATGAGGACAGTATCTACTACCATTTCTGGGGCGGTCTTATCCAGCCGCGTTTCGAAGAACGGGAATTTAACAACGATTTTGCCTCATGGGCCCGCCACGGGCTGCACGACGGTACGCTGGCGGAAAAACTGGCGGTTGTAGACCCCACCGAGTTCACCGACCCCAATACCCTGCGCAACGAGCTTGTCGAACTGGTGGAGGAGCGTCTTGAGGAACGGGAATTCCTGCGCTGGATGCCCGCGGGGCGGTCCTTTGAGTTCATCCGATCTCAAATTGTGGTCTTCGATACCCACAGCCGGGTCTCGAATCCCAGGGAACTCTGTGCACTGCTGCCCCATGTATCAAGTACCAGCATCTTCTACCATTTCATCGACGCCCGGCAGCGTTTTCCGGAAGGCGTGGACGACTTTCGGTTCTGGCTCAGCGGTTTTGGTCATGAATTCGATGACCTGGCGGTACGGCTTGCACAGGTAGACCCCTACTTCGCGCCGATGACCGAACTGCGCAGCAATCTGATCAATGTATTCCGGGAATACTTCAAGGAGAGTGCTTCATGAGCGGCATGCTAGAAGCCTACGCCGAGGTAGCCGGTGAAGAGGTCATCGATCACCTTCGCCAACTGAGCGAGCCTCTGGCCGGCATGACCATGGTGCACGTCAATTCCACCCGAGTGGGTGGTGGCGTAGCGGAGATCCTGGACAAACTGGTGCCCCTCAGCAACGAACTGGGGATCGATACGCGCTGGGAAGTGATCAACGGCAACATGGAGTTTTACCAGTGTACGAAGAGCATGCACAACGCCCTTCAGGGAAATCCCTTGCGGATACCCGATCACCTCTACCAGGCTTATGAAGAGACCAATGTCGCCAATGCAGAAAGACTGCGGGGGGTGCTGGAAGAGGCCGACGTGGTATTCATCCATGACCCCCAGCCGGCTCCCCTGCTAGGTTTATGCCCAAACCGCAAGGGCAAGTGGGTGTGGCGCTGCCACATCGATGTCAGCCATCCGGACCGGATCGTCTGGAAATACCTGCGTCAGCACCTTTCCGCCTATGATGCCAGCGTGTTTTCGCTGCCAGCGTTTGCCCAGCCGCTACCCAACCTGGAATACATCATTCCGCCCAGCATCGACCCTCTTTCGGAAAAAAATGTCGACATTGATGCGGACGAGCTTCAGGAAGTGGCTGAGCGCTTCAACCTGGATACCAGTCGACCGATAGTGGCACAGATCTCCCGCTATGACCGTTTCAAGGATCCGGTGGGAGTGATCCGTTCCTATCGGTTAGCCAAGAAGTTCATGCCGCAACTACAGTTGGTACTGGCCGGCGGCGGTGCCAGCGACGACCCGGAAGGCGAATTGGTCCTTGAAGAGGTGCACTCGGCCGCGGAGGAAGACGATGATATTCACGTCCTCCTGCTTCCCGCGGATGCCCACCGGACCATCAATGCACTGCAGCGCATCGCCGACATCGTGATACAGAAATCCATCCGGGAGGGCTTCGGTCTGACGGTGACCGAGGGCATGTGGAAGGGCAAACCGGTCATCGGCGGAGATACCGGAGGTATTCGCCTGCAAGTGGTCGATCACCACACAGGCTTTCTGGTCAATACCCCCGAAGGCGCCGCGCTGCGGATGCGCTATCTTTTCAGACAGCCTGCAAAAATGCACGAGATGAGCTCCAAGGCTCGGGAGTTTGTGCGCGACAATTTCCTGTTGACTCGTCAACTGCGGGAATACCTGACCCTGAGCGTAGGCCTGCTCCACGGCGCCGCGAATCGGATCATTATTGGTTAAATCCGTTCCTTTCCAGGTTTTTGGAAACCAACCGAAGTACCCGATAAACAGACAGCGCGAGGGGCCATCAAGCTTGGCTGGAGCTTCGGCACGCGACCGTCAAGGAGCGATATGAAAAGAAACGGACTGGCCGTTTGGCGCGGCAACCCCTATCCCCTGGGAGCGACCTGGACTGGTGAAGGTGTCAATTTCGCCCTGTTCAGCGAGCATGCCGACAAGGTACAGCTATGCCTGTTCGACCCCAAGGGAAGGCGCGAGATCCAGCGGCTAGATGTTCCCTGGCAGACGGACCAGGTGTGGCACTGCTATCTGCCCGAGGTCCGTCCGGGGCAACTCTATGGCTATCGTGTCCATGGCCCCTACGACCCGGCATCAGGGCACCGCTTCAATCCTCACAAACTGCTTATCGACCCCTATGCAAAGGACCTTGTAGGCTCATTGCGCTGGAGCGACGCCCTCTTTGGCTACCACATTGGCGATCCCGAAGCGGATCTGACCCCCGACAAACGGGACAGCTCGGCCGGTATGCTGAAGTGCCGGGTAATCGACACGGCCTTCACCTGGAGTGACGACCGCGCTCCCAACATTGCCTGGGACGACACCATCATCTATGAGCTGCACGTCAAGGGCTACACGGCCCAGCACCCGGAGATCCCCGCCCCACTCCGTGGAACCTATGCGGGACTCGCCACGGCACCGGTGACAGAGCATCTGAAACGTCTCGGTGTTACGGCGGTGGAACTCATGCCGGTGCACGCTTTCGTCGACGATCGCCATCTGGTCGAAAAACGCCTGCGGAACTACTGGGGCTACAACTCCATCGGCTTTTTTGCGCCGGACATGCGCTATTCCGCAAGTGGCCAGGTGAACGAATTCAAGACGATGGTCAAGACGTTCCATTCGGCCGGCATCGAGGTGATTCTCGATGTGGTCTACAACCACACGGCCGAGGGCAACCATCTGGGCCCTACCCTCGCCTTCCGTGGAATCGACAATGCGGCCTACTACCGTATGGTGCAGGACGATCAGCGCTATTACATGGATTACACCGGCTGCGGCAACACCCTGAACATGATGCATCCGCGCGTATTGCAGCTGATTATGGATTCGCTACGCTACTGGGTGCAGGAAATGCATGTGGACGGATTTCGTTTCGATCTCGCCTCGGCACTGGCGCGGGAGCTGCATGAAGTCAACCGCTTGGGGGCCTTCTTCGACATTATCCACCAGGACCCGACCCTCTCTCAGGTAAAGCTGATCGCCGAACCCTGGGATCTCGGCGAGGGCGGGTACCAGGTTGGAAACTTTCCCGTCGGGTGGACCGAATGGAATGGCAAATACCGCGACACCGTGCGCTCCTACTGGAAGGGGGATGGCGGCGTCATCGGTGAACTCGGCTATAGGCTCACCGGCTCTTCCGACCTGTATGAGCAGAGCGGTCGCCGCCCCTTTGCCTCAGTCAATTTCATCACCGCCCATGACGGTTTCACACTACAGGACTTGGTCAGCTACAGCCGCAAGCACAATGAGGCCAACGGCGAAAACAACGACGACGGCGAGGATCACAACCGCAGCTGGAACTGCGGCCATGAAGGACCCACTGTCAACAAGCACATCAGAGGCCTTCGCGCGCAACAGAAACGCAACTTTCTCGCCACGCTGTTTTTCTCCCAGGGGATTCCGATGCTGGTCGGCGGGGACGAAATGGGGCGAACACAATATGGCAATAACAACGCCTACTGCCAGGACAACGAGATCAGCTGGGTCAATTGGGACCTCTCTGCCGAAGATCGGGAACTGATCCGCTTCACCGAATCCATGATCCGTCTTCGAAAACACCATCCCACCTTCCACCGAAACTATTTCTTTCAGGGCCGCCGCATCAAGGGAGCGGGTGTCAAGGACATCACATGGCTGCGACCGGATGGCAGGGAAATGACAGACGAGGAGTGGCAACAGTCATTCGCTCGCTGTCTAGGAGTCTTTTTTGCCGGAGCCATCGAAGAAACCGACGCCAAGGGACAACCGGTAAAGGATGACAATATGCTGCTCCTGCTCAATGCCCATCACGAGGAGATACCTTTCAAGATCCCGCCCTTTCCGCCGAAAGCACGCTGGGGCGTTGTTGTCGACACCAGTTATGAAGAGGGTAAACGTGACGATGGACGCTATTTTTATTCGGGAGGCGAGTACCCCCTGCGAAGCCGCTCGATGGCGCTCTTGGCCCAATGGACGGGGCAGAAATGGGGAGCAGCCTAAATAGCTGTACAGAAATCGTCTCCAACACGCTCCTTTGGTGACATACCGAGTGTAGGAGCGGCGGAAGCCGCGATTCGGTGTTATCGCGACTTCCGTCGCTCCTACATGCAAGGACACCAATTTGGAACACGTATTTAGGAGAATTCATGCGGCGTAAGCACACAATGCCCTTTGGCGCGGAGATCATCCCATCCGGTGGTGTCCGGTTTCGGCTCTGGGCGCCGGACACCCGCGAGGTGGAGCTATGCCTGGACGGAGCCCAGGGGTCAGAGTCGCTGACTATGGAAGCCCTCGATGATGGCTGGTTTGCCCTCGAAACCGATCGCGCGGCTGCCGGCACAAACTACCGGTACCGCATAGGGGGCCAGGATACCCTGGTGCCGGACCCGGCCTCCCGATACCAGCCACAGGATGTTCACGGCCCCGCTCAGGTGGTCGATTCTCAAGCGTTTGAGTGGCGGGACGAGGCGTGGAACGGACGCCCTTGGGAGGAAGCCGTTTTCTATGAGCTTCACGTGGGCAGCTTCACCGATTCGGGCACATTTTCCGGTGTAGAAACACGTCTCGACCACCTGGCCGAACTGGGTGTCACGGCTGTCGAATTGATGCCTGTCGCCGATTTCCCCGGCCGTCGCAATTGGGGATATGACGGAGTTCTGCCTTTCGCGCCGGACGCTCGCTACGGAACCCCCGAAGACCTCAAGCGGCTGGTACAGGCGGCCCATGAACGGGGAATGATGATGTTCCTGGATGTGGTCTACAACCACTTCGGGCCGGAGGGTAATTATCTCCACCTGTATGCCCCGCAGTTTTTCAATGAGCGGCACCATACGCCCTGGGGAGCCGCGATCAATTTCGATGGTGATCAGAACCACTGGGTACGACGCTACTTTATCGAAAACGCGCTTTACTGGCTGAATGAATATCACTTCGACGGTCTGCGCCTGGATGCCGTTCACGCCATATGCGACGACTCCCGGCCGGACATTCTCGAGGATCTTGCGCAGGCGGTGGCAGACGGTCCCGGCCGTGAGAGGCAAGTACACCTGGTGCTCGAGAACGAAAACAATATTGCTCATTATCTGGAACGCGCAGGCGACAAACCCCGCTGGTACCAGTCACAGTGGAACGATGACATTCACCATGCACTTCACGTTCTGATTACCGGTGAGACTTCCGGCTACTACCAGGATTACGCGCAGGGGCCAATCGCGCATCTGGGGCGCTGTCTGGCGGAAGGATTTGCCTATCAGGGAGAACCCTCAAAGCATCGCCAAGGTGCACCTCGGGGAGAGCCGAGCGCGCATCTTCCCCCGCTGGCTTTCGTGTCGTTTCTGCAGAACCATGACCAGGTCGGCAACCGCGCCTTCGGTGAACGACCGACGCAGCTCGCGTCCGAAGAGGCGGTAGGGGCTGCCTTGACGGTCCTGCTGCTGGCACCGGCTCCTCCCCTCCTCTTTATGGGCCAGGAGTGGGGCAGCCGGCAGCCATTTCCGTTCTTTTGTGATTTTGGCGATGACCTGCGCGAGGCGGTCACCGAGGGAAGGCGCCGCGAGTTCGAACGCTTTCCCCAGTTTTCCGATCCCGGCTTCCGTAAACGGATACCGGACCCAATGGCCGAAGAAACCTTTACCAGCGCCATCCTTCGTTGGGAGGAACAGGAGCATCCCGAAGGGCAGCGCTGGTTTCAGTTGCATCAGGAACTGCTTCAGATCCGCAACCGTTCTCTGGTTCCCCATCTGAGTGGGAGCGACTGGGATTCGGGTTATGAGAGCATTGGCGAACGGGCACTGCGTGTCTGGTGGCACTGCCCGGATGGCGCGGTTCTCGACCTCTATACCAACCTGGGAGACGCTTCCCTGCCCGGTGCAATCTCCGGCCCGGGTGAACTTCTTTTCGCCTGGCCGACCGCACCGGAGGGTGTCGGCCCGGCCGGGCTCCCCCCCTGGTCTGCCGTCTGGTATATCGATAACGCCGTATCGAATGGTGGGAAGCGGCATGGCTGAACAGCAACGTATTCCACTCAGCACGTACAGGCTGCAGTTCAATCGCGAATTCACCTTTGCCGATGCTGCCCGTTTGGTTCCCTATCTTGATCGCCTCGGCGTCAGCCACGCCTACGCCTCACCCTACCTGAAGGCACGGGCCGGCAGCAGTCACGGCTACGATATCGTCGATCACAGTGAGCTCAACCCAGAAATCGGCGATGGCGAAAGCTTTCACCATTTCGTCAACACCCTTCACGACCATGGCATGGGACAGATCCTCGACCTGGTACCCAATCACATGGCTATATTCGGGAACGACAATGCATGGTGGCTGGATGTTCTGGAAAACGGGCCCACCTCGGCATACGCCATGTTCTTCGATATCGACTGGCGGCCCATCAAGGAGGTCCTGCGCGGCAAGGTGCTGATTCCCGTGCTGGGAGACCACTACGGACAGGTGCTCGAGGATGGACAACTCACCCTGGAGTTCGAAGTGGAGCGTGGCGAGTTCAGCGTCTGGTACTGGGAGCATCGGTTTCCGATCGACCCCGCCACCTATCCCGTTATTCTCGAATCCGGAATGGAGGACCTCTCTGGGAGCCGGAGCGACCAGAATCCGGCGTTACAGGATCTGCAGGCCCTTATCACCTCCTTCGGTCATCTGCCGGCACGCTGGGATCAATCCGGGGACCGGCTGGCTGAACGCCGCCGTGACAAGGAGATCCACAAGCGTCACCTGGCCGAATTGTGTCATCGGGCACCGGAAATAGCCGAATACGTCAACGCCTGCGTTGAACGCTTCAACGGTACTGCGGGCAAGGGGCCATCATTCGATGCCCTGCACCGGCTGCTCGAGCAGCAGGCCTATCGCCTGGCATTCTGGCAGGTGGCCTCTGACGACATCAACTATCGCCGGTTCTTCGATATCAACGAGTTGGCGGGACTGCGCCAGGAAGAGCCGGTAGTCTTCGAGCACACCCACCACCTCGTCCTGCAACTGATGCAGGATGGCAGTCTGGACGGAGTACGTATCGATCATCCGGATGGTCTGTATGATCCGGCCGACTACTACCGTCAACTGCAAAAGGCCGGTTCACGGGCACTGTCCCCGGAGAAAACGCCCACGGTTTCTCCGGTACCGCCGTTCTATCTGGTGGTGGAAAAGATCCTCGGCACCCATGAACATCTTCCGGATGACTGGCCGGTTCATGGCACAACCGGGTACGATTTCGCGAATCTGCTAAGTGGTCTACTTGTCTTTCCCGATTCCGAGAACGAGCTGACCAGACTCTACAACCGCTTTACGGGTAACCGCCGCGAGTTCGATGAACTCCTGTTCGAGAAGAAAAAGCTGGTGATCAAGACCCAGCTGTCGAGTGAACTAGCGGTGCTGGCCAACATGCTCGACCAGATTGCACAACATAACCGTTACACACGTGATTTCACCCTCAATGGCCTGCGCAACGCCCTGATGGTCATCGTTGCCAGCTTTCCCGTTTACCGCACCTATGTCAGTGGCAGCACCCCCCTCAAGGAGGAGGACCGGAGATACATCGACTGGGCGGTAGCGTGGGCGAAGAAACGCAGTCCGGCCACCGACATCAGTATCTTTGATTTCGCAAAAGACGTTCTCCTGGGCGAAGAGACGATGTTGGAGAATGAAGAGCTTCGACGACAGGCGCTCGCCTTCACTATGAAATTCC
This region of Thiohalomonas denitrificans genomic DNA includes:
- a CDS encoding NapC/NirT family cytochrome c; protein product: MVIGLVIFVAGFASYGGVNTFFTSTNEMEFCTSCHSMKINFEEYKETVHYKSASGVRATCSDCHVPKEFLPKIKAKIIAAKDVYHEIIGTVDTKEKFEAHRWDMATRVWEKMEATDSRECRSCHDFEQMDLSAQSRMARRKHGRAEMEGKTCIECHRGIAHFEPFPPDDWVPSEEEG
- a CDS encoding DUF5752 family protein produces the protein MQADDTSPQDSPGHFALKDCALIAIATGKRAHSLKELRDHLVTINEDSIYYHFWGGLIQPRFEEREFNNDFASWARHGLHDGTLAEKLAVVDPTEFTDPNTLRNELVELVEERLEEREFLRWMPAGRSFEFIRSQIVVFDTHSRVSNPRELCALLPHVSSTSIFYHFIDARQRFPEGVDDFRFWLSGFGHEFDDLAVRLAQVDPYFAPMTELRSNLINVFREYFKESAS
- a CDS encoding nicotinamidase: MSIQNERSVLLVVDVQPDFLPGGALGVRGADQIIAPLADVMRSELFAHRVATQDWHPPDHISFASHHGKEPMSRIELYGHVQELWPDHCVQNSPGAELAKGLPWERVSAIVRKGEDPLVDSYSAFRNNWDSQGQRPATGLAGYLRDRGIGDVYIAGLTRDFCARWSARDAVAAGFNTYVIWDLTRPVDPCDDTAVQQELENCGVRIIGQADLTA
- a CDS encoding c-type cytochrome, coding for MKYKKVMQGALVLTGFAFGASALAATPSASMLGNSCAGCHGPNGNTEGPATPGIAGISSEYFVDVMMDYKADERPGTIMNRIAKGYTDEEIELMASYFTAQEYVPLEQEYNASAVRLGEMLHDRSCEKCHEDGGTFAEDSAILAGQPKLYLQWSMADFQAGVREMPKKMKRRMDEVEKVKGDEGFNALVDYYASQGK
- a CDS encoding ankyrin repeat domain-containing protein, yielding MQRRSWIAVLALALPLSLQAADMNLEIREAAILGDAESVGELLKKGADANAAGEYGKSALMFAVEEGNIEVAKRLLEAGADVNARSDAGCTALTFASESGHLELAQLLLEEGAKTDPKTRIGWDALMIAARYGYDGIVEQLLDAGAYVNTSDKDGTTALMAAVEKGHLETAKRLIEAGTELHIRNGQGASALMLAAGSGQMDMLELLLEQGNSINAIDGSGASALLWAVEGEHEDMIAYLLDHGADANQADANGITPLMKAAALGNDEVVRLLVRNGANPELKSRGRRTALDYARINHHKKTSRMLEELLLID
- a CDS encoding NAD(P)/FAD-dependent oxidoreductase → MANFTRRDFIKVTGTAAAASSLTLAAGRASAAPKGKVVIVGGGIGGATTAKYMRMADPSIEVTVIEPNEHYHTCFMSNEVLSGERDIDSIRFDYSGLKGHGVNVVQDYVTGIDAEKKVVKTRGGQSFQYDRCVVSPGVDFRWDTIGGYDESVAEQIPHAWKAGSQTVTLRKQIEAMKDGGTVIVAPPPNPFRCPPGPYERVSQIAWYLKNNKPKSKILVLDPKDKFSKFGLFTAGWKKHYGYGSDNSMIEWVSGANGGKVESVDAKSRTVQAAVESFKGDVLNIIPAQKAGKIAFDAGLANDSGWCPVDMKTFESKQHSNIHVIGDAAIMSPMPKSGYSANSQAKVCAAAVVALLNGDSTPQPSLVNTCYSILMPEDAMSVAMVYNYSDGKINKVAGSGGLTPGYDDTTMEMRKREVGFAHSWFNNITKDVFG
- a CDS encoding SDR family oxidoreductase produces the protein MPNALITGSNRGLGLAWVRHLTSENWRVFASCRHPGDATELNAFAEHKDSISVHRCDVTVADDIRGLYWELEEQPIDLLITNAGVYLEKGATTLGSLRFDDWMRTLEVNVFGQVRIIEAFHDNLERARNPLVVPISSHMGSIADITVPGSYYYRSSKAALNAAMRGLAAELMEHGIGLMLLHPGGVMTRMGPAHGLSPEESVAGMYRLVEKFDHKMHGRFYRYDGSELPW